From a single Lolium rigidum isolate FL_2022 chromosome 7, APGP_CSIRO_Lrig_0.1, whole genome shotgun sequence genomic region:
- the LOC124674177 gene encoding probable histone-arginine methyltransferase CARM1: MASADMFPNVSFSDVNAAAASEEAGGAGGKAVFGLDAASGAARLSLVRTGADQAMEIGISLSDAQIFKLGRTEWLCVSGETEAKPGVEEKLFSRAIKVVLRSEAESKAFSLAFQRWKQQITSGKPGEPLENGSIMVSKSKFDTKIEASSAQMYFHYYGQLLHQQNMLQDFVRTGTYYAAVMENRSDFEGRVVVDVGAGSGILSLFAAQAGAKHVYAVEASEMVEHAQRLISGNPSLGQRITIIKGKVEDVELPEKADILISEPMGTLLVNERMLESYVIARDRFLAPDGKMFPTTGRIHMAPFSDEYLYVEMANKALFWQQHNFFGVDLTPLHSSAFDGYFSQPVVDAFDPRLLISPPTYHTLDFTKMKEEDLYEIDIPLSFVSSVGTRVHGLACWFDVLFNGSTVQRWLTTAPGSPTTHWYQLRCVLAQPLYVMAGQEITGRLHLVAHSAQSYTIYLTLSAKMWGVGAEQGGILQTSTAKLELKEPYYRMSQPQQYMPQDQQQPLSSLQAQGSEQQMQDGLSPGITVEQERETAAFTR; encoded by the exons atggcttcgGCGGACATGTTCCCCAACGTGTCCTTCTCCGAcgtcaacgccgccgccgcctcggaggaggctggcggcgccggcggcaaggCCGTGTTCGGCCTGGACGCCGCCTCCGGGGCGGCGCGCCTCAGCCTCGTCAGGACCGGGGCGGACCAGGCGATGGAGATCGGCATCTCCCTCTCCGACGCGCAG ATATTTAAGCTGGGGCGGACGGAGTGGCTGTGCGTGAGCGGCGAGACGGAGGCTAAGCCTGGCGTGGAAGAG AAATTATTTTCAAGAGCAATTAAGGTTGTTCTTAGGTCAGAAGCTGAGAGCAAAGCCTTCTCTCTAGCTTTTCAACGATGGAAACAAcaaatcactagtggaaaacctg GTGAACCCTTGGAAAATGGATCAATAATGGTTTCTAAAAGCAAATTTGATACAAAAATTGAGGCATCTTCAGCACAGATGTATTTCCACTACTATGGCCAACTATTACATCAACAAAATATGTTgcaagattttgtgaggacag GGACATACTATGCTGCTGTAATGGAAAACCGATCCGACTTTGAGGGTCGGGTTGTGGTTGATGTTGGAGCTGGTAGCGGTATTCTTTCGTTATTCGCGGCACAG GCTGGTGCCAAACACGTGTATGCAGTTGAGGCATCTGAAATGGTTGAACATGCCCAGCGGCTTATTTCAGGGAACCCATCGCTCGGACAACGAAtcacg ATCATCAAAGGCAAAGTTGAGGATGTCGAACTTCCAGAGAAAGCTGATATACTGATTTCCGAGCCTATGG GAACCCTTTTGGTGAATGAGAGGATGCTAGAGTCCTACGTTATAGCTAGGGACAGATTCCTTGCTCCGGATGGTAAAATGTTTCCAACGACGGGAAG GATTCACATGGCTCCGTTTTCTGATGAATACCTTTATGTTGAAATGGCAAACAAG GCTCTCTTTTGGCAGCAGCATAACTTTTTTGGTGTTGATCTTACACCCTTGCATAGTTCCGCGTTCGACGGATATTTTTCACAG CCTGTGGTGGATGCGTTTGATCCAAGATTATTGATTTCTCCACCCACATATCATACTCTTGATTTCACTAAAATGAAG gAAGAGGACCTTTACGAAATTGATATTCCTCTAAGTTTTGTATCCTCTGTTGGCACTAGGGTGCATGGGCTAGCTTGTTGGTTTGATGTATTGTTCAATGGAAG CACTGTGCAAAGATGGCTTACCACTGCTCCAGGTTCCCCTACAACTCACTGGTACCAGTTGCGATGCGTACTTGCGCAGCCATTGTACGTTATGGCTGGCCAAGAAATAACAGGGCGACTTCATCTTGTCGCCCATAGTGCACAAAGCTACACAATATACTTAACACTGTCAG CCAAAATGTGGGGTGTGGGTGCGGAGCAAGGCGGCATCCTTCAGACATCCACAGCAAAACTTGAACTTAAGGAGCCGTATTACAGGATGTCTCAACCTCAGCAATATATGCCACAAGACCAACAGCAGCCACTATCATCTTTGCAGGCTCAA GGATCTGAACAGCAGATGCAAGATGGGCTAAGCCCTGGCATCACAGTAGAACAGGAGAGAGAGACTGCAGCTTTCACTCGATAG
- the LOC124672969 gene encoding uncharacterized protein LOC124672969 codes for MASSSGVKGEDLHKPDASLKPGSTSGETVDITGCELGSAGKESWAAETLDNPVDDVPLIDILPNSSHRDGSIYTGTENWKRSYHIAERNETQLEAMMFSDPTDCFMYNGQCASHSSRHMFQILSLRLAKIPAERGSIELYGYIAVRDYPDTSLNYIVNFTRDNPIIMEQGYLINMPGPKRGIQFISPILIEYDMKIKTAEHEKEDLQLIDGVSHLDPMETSNCSPFTLRIQGDCGAIDVGASRLSFAVESTIEVVISQVQTSFSMRLGCFTSGLHEEIRLFDGAIVESRGLKRSVVAVQKDAQMELKFKVAADSCIPAEYCCSFEANKHGHATQEIKTGFVLIAVRVTWSTLKEL; via the exons ATGGCCAGCAGCAGTGGAGTAAAAGGCGAGGACTTGCATAAACCAGACGCGTCGCTTAAACCTGGTAGTACATCAGGAGAAACCGTGGACATTACTGGTTGCGAACTAGGCAGTGCTGGCAAAGAGAGCTGGGCTGCAGAGACACTTGATAACCCCGTCGACGACGTGCCCTTAATTGATATATTACCCAATAGCAGCCATCGTGACGGTTCCATATACACCGGCACAGAAAACTGGAAAAGAAGCTATCATATTGCTGAACGTAATGAGA CTCAACTGGAGGCAATGATGTTTTCAGATCCCACAGATTGCTTCATGTACAATGGACAATGCGCGTCACACTCAAGTCGTCACATGTTCCAAATTTTGTCGTTAAGGTTGGCTAAAATTCCTGCGGAGCGCGGGTCAATTGAGTTGTATGGATACATAGCAGTACGGGATTATCCGGATACATCACTTAATTATATCGTCAACTTTACCAGGGATAATCCCATCATCATGGAGCAG GGTTATCTCATCAACATGCCTGGTCCTAAGCGGGGGATTCAATTTATTAGTCCTATTCTAATTGAATATGACATGAAGATCAAGACAGCCGAACACGAGAAAGAAGATCTACAACTGATTGATGGTGTATCACATTTAGATCCCATGGAAACAAGTAATTGCAGCCCATTCACATTACGCATCCAAGGAGATTGTGGCGCAATTGACGTAGGCGCATCACGTCTTAGCTTTGCTGTTGAGTCGACTATCGAAGTTGTCATATCACAAGTGCAAACCAGTTTCAGTATGCGTCTTGGTTGTTTTACCAGTGGGTTACATGAAGAAATCCGGCTCTTTGATGGTGCTATTGTTGAGTCACGTGGCTTAAAGAGGTCTGTGGTTGCTGTACAGAAGGATGCTCAGATGGAATTAAAGTTCAAGGTAGCCGCAGACTCATGCATCCCCGCTGAATATTGCTGTTCATTCGAGGCGAACAAGCATGGGCATGCTACTCAAGAGATAAAGACGGGCTTTGTGTTAATCGCAGTGAGGGTGACTTGGTCTACTTTAAAAGAACTGTAA
- the LOC124677017 gene encoding REF/SRPP-like protein At3g05500 has translation MAEPSTQERPRLRRLEFVRAAAAQAALCVAGLYALARDHAGPLRPGVDAVDSAVRGVAGPVYARFRGIPLDLLAFVDRKVDGTVEELDRHLPSALKSASAKAYEAAQAAPELAREIVDEARRSGVTGAARAVYGKVEPVAKDAYGRIEPAARDLYVRYEPAAEHLAVSTWCALNGLPLFPQLAQIAVPTAAYWCEKYNRVIVYAAQHGLPGARYLPAIPVERIAKVFGEGSPEAKPVEVNETVGEGSSEAKPVEVTETAE, from the exons ATGGCGGAGCCCAGCACGCAG GAGAGGCCGAGGCTGAGGCGGCTGGAGTTcgtgcgcgcggcggcggcgcaggcggcgctgTGCGTCGCGGGCCTCTACGCGCTCGCCAGGGACCACGCCGGCCCGCTCCGCCCCGGCGTCGACGCCGTCGACTCCGCCGTCAGGGGCGTCGCCGGCCCCGTCTACGCCCGCTTCCGCGGCATCCCCCTCGACCTCCTCGCCTTCGTCGACCGCAAG GTGGACGGCACGGTGGAGGAGCTGGACCGGCACCTCCCGTCGGCGCTCAAGTCGGCGTCAGCGAAAGCGTACGAGGCGGCccaggcggcgccggagctggcgaGGGAGATCGTCGACGAGGCGCGCCGGTCGGGCGTGACCGGCGCGGCCCGCGCCGTGTACGGCAAGGTGGAGCCGGTGGCCAAGGACGCGTACGGGAGGATCGAGCCGGCGGCCAGGGACCTGTACGTGCGCTACGAGCCGGCGGCGGAGCACCTCGCCGTCTCCACCTGGTGCGCGCTCAACGGGCTGCCGCTCTTCCCGCAGCTGGCGCAGATCGCCGTGCCCACCGCCGCCTACTGGTGCGAGAAGTACAACAGGGTGATCGTCTACGCGGCGCAGCACGGGCTCCCCGGAGCCCGGTACCTCCCGGCCATCCCCGTCGAGCGCATCGCCAAGGTGTTCGGGGAGGGGTCGCCGGAGGCCAAGCCTGTGGAAGTGAACGAGACCGTCGGGGAAGGGTCGTCGGAGGCCAAGCCTGTGGAAGTAACCGAGACTGCCGAGTAG